The following is a genomic window from Bosea sp. RAC05.
AATCTCCGCGTTCTCGCGATCGGCCAGAACGTCCAGGAGCGCAACGGCGAGAAGGTCGTCGTCGGCGAGACGGCGACGCTCGAGGTCGAGCCCGGTCAGGCCGAAAGCCTGTTCCGCGCCCAGAAGATGGGAACGCTCTCGCTCTCGCTGCGCAGCCTCAAGGATGCCGGCCAGGTCGTGACGGGCCCGACGGCCGAAGGCGCGATGACGATCGTGAAATATGGCGTGACCATGAGGAGTGCGAACCAGTGAACCGGCACCGTACCCTCCTCTCCGCCGCCCTCGTACTGGCGCTCGCCGGGCCGGCCTTCGCCCAGCCCAACGGCCAGGCTCCCGTTCTCAATGTCGGGACCAGCGAGCACGCCATCTCGCGCAAGCTCGATCTCTCGATCGGCCGCTCGCTGATCGTCGAGCTGCCGCGCGACGCCAAGGAGGTCTTCGTCGCCAATCCGAAGGTCGCCAACGCGGTCGTCCGCTCGGCCCGCAAGCTCTTCATCATCGGCATCGCCGACGGTTCGACCTCGATGTTCGTCATCGACGGCGAGGGTCGCCAGATCACGGCCCTCGAGATCGAGGTCGGGCGCGACCTCAACGTGCTGCGCCAGACGCTGAAGACCGCGATGCCGCGCGCCCAGATCGAGGTCAAGCCGGCCGGCAACTCGATCCTGCTGATCGGCAACGTCGCCAACGCCTCCGAGGCGACCCAGGCCGTCGACATCGCCAACGCCTTCGTCGGCACCTCGTCCGGCTTCTTCACGTCCTCCAAGGGGGCGGTGATCAATTCGCTGACGATCCGCGGCCGCGACCAGGTCATGGTCAAGGTCGTCGTCTCCGAGGTGTCGCGCAAGGCGATCAAGCAGCTCGGCATCAACTCGACGGGCGAGTGGAAGCTCGGAAACTTCTCCGTCATGCCGACGCTGGACAACCCGCTGCCGTTGCAGCCGCAGGCCCTGGCCGCGACCGCCGTCACCGCCGGCATCGGCAACTCGACCAACTTTACCCTGCGCGCGCTGGAGCGTGCCGGCCTCTCGCGCGTCCTCGCCGAACCGACGGTCACGGCCATCTCGGGCGAGAGCGCGAAGTTCACGGCCGGCGGCGAAGTCCCGGTTCCCAGCGGCTATTCCTGCGATGGCACCGGCCTCTGCACGCTCGGCATCCAGTACCGGCCGATCGGCGTGGCCCTGAACTTCACCCCGATCGTGCTGTCGGACAACAAGATCAGCATGCGCATCGCGACCGAGGTGACGGAGCTCGACTTCGAGAACCAGCTGCGCCTGAGCGACACCCGCAACAGCAGCCAGCAGGTCGTCAACGCCCCGGCCTTCCGGGTCCGCAAGTCGGACACCACGGTCGAACTGCCCTCCGGCGGCACGCTCGCGACCGCCGGCCTGATCCAGCGCGTCTCCAAGCAGTCGCTCAACGGCTTCCCGGGCCTGATGAACCTGCCGGTGATCGGCGTGCTCTTCCGCTCGCGCGATTACCAGCGCGAGGAAACCGAGCTGATGATCACGGCGACGCCCTACATCGCCAAGCCGATGGAACCCAACCAGGTGCAGCGCCCCGATGACGGCTTCGTCGATGCTCATGACGCGCAGGCCGTCCTGCTCGGGCGCCTGAACAAGATCTACGGAACCGGCGGCGGGCCGGCTCCGCAAGCCTACAAGGGCCGCGTCGGCTTCATCGCCGACTGAAGCCGGTCGCGATGGCGAAGTCCGAACACGCAAGGAATGGCGAGACCATGATGGCTCGATCACAGCAGAACACCCGGCCCCTCGGCCTCGGCATCGCCCTGGCTGCGGCAATGCTGCTCGGCGCCTGCTCCGGAAAGCGCGACCTCGCCGAAACGGGTATCCCCGTGGACGTGCGTGAGCGGCATCCGATTGTGCTGCGCGACGCGCCACGCTCGCTCGACGTTTTCGTCGGACGTTCGGGCGGCGGGCTCGACGATCGCCAGGCGGAGGATGTCGCGGATTTCGCCCGCGAGTATCGCCGCTCGGGCAAGGGCGGGCTGGTCGCAGAGGTTCCCACGGGCACCCGCCGCGAGATGGCGGCGCACGACACGCTCAACGGCATCCGCTCGGCGCTGGCGCGGGGCGGCATCCCCGGCAATGCCCTGTCGGTGCGCACCTATCCGGTCTCCGACGCCAATCTCGCCTCGCCCATCCGCCTGACCTTCGCCTCGCTGCAGGCCAAGCTGCCGCATGATTGCGGCCAGTGGCCGGCCGATACCGGCGTCTCCAGCTTCAAGAACGATATGTCGAACGAGCCCTACTGGAACTTCGGCTGTTCCAGCCAGGCGACGCTCGCCGCCCAGGTGGCCGACCCGATCGATCTGGTCCGTTCGCGCAGCGAGGGTCGTCCCGACATCGCCAAGCGCATGGGCGCCATCGCCAAGATCCGCGAAGGCAAGGATCCGTCGACGCAGTACCGGCAGGAAACGCCGCAGATCAACTCCAGCGTCGGAGGCCGTTGATGAACGCCGGGGAGGACCAGGGCAGCGTCTCGGGCAGCGCGGTCGAGGACGTCGTCGCGCCGCTGCCGCGCGTCACCCTGCAGGCGTTCTGCGAGACGCCGGGCGTGGCCGCGACCATGCAGGCCGCCATCGCCGACCGGCGCATGGACAAGGCGCATGCGCGCATTCACATGGGCGGCCCCGCAGCCGCCGTCGAAGCCTTCCGCTCGGCGCCCACGCCCAACATCATCGTGCTCGAGACGGTCGCGGATGCGTCCAGCCTGATCGGCCATCTCGACGCGCTCTCCGAGAGCTGCGACGCGGGTACCAAGGTCATCGTCATCGGCCACGTCAACGACGTCCAGCTCTACCGCGACCTGATCCGCCGCGGCGTCAGCGAATACCTCATCGCCCCGCTCAGTACGCTCGACGTGCTGAAGACGCTGTCGGAGCTCTATGTCGCGCCCGGCGCCCGCAATCTCGGTCGCATCATCGCCGTGATGGGCGCCAAGGGCGGCGTCGGTTCGTCGACCGTCTCCCACAACGTCGCCTGGGCGATCGCCCGCAACCTCGATGCCTCGACGGTGATCGTCGACCTCGACATCGCCTATGGCACCGCGGGCCTGGACTTCAATCAGGATCCGCCGCAGGGCATCGCCGAGGCGGTCTTCGCGCCCGAGCGTCTCGACGCCAACATGCTCGACCGGCTGCTCTCCCGCTGCAGCGACAATCTGGCGCTGCTGGCCGCCCCGGCGATGCTCGATCGCACGCTGGACCTGCCGGAGGACGCCTTCGAGCAGCTCTTCGATCTGCTGCGCGCCACCGTTCCCTGCGTGGTGCTCGACGTGCCCCATGTCTGGACCGGCTGGGCCCGGCGGGCGCTGATCTCGGCCGACGAGATCGTCGTGGTGGCGGGGCCGGAGCTCGCCTCGCTGCGCAACGCCAAGAACCTGATCGACCTCGCCCGCGCCAACCGCCCCAACGATGCCGGGCCGAAGCTCGTGCTCAATCAGGTCGGCATGCCCAAGCGGCCGGAGATCGACGCGGCGGAGTTCTCCAAGGCGCTCGGCATTGACGTGCTGACGTCGATTCCCTTCGACGCGCAGCTCTTCGGCACCGCGGCCAACAATGGCCAGATGATCGCGGAGGTGCAGGCCGGCGGCAAGATCGCGGAGGCCTTCGTGCATATCGCCAGCAGCCTCACCGGCCGTGGCGAGGCCAAGCGCAGCAAGCGCAGCCTGTTCGAGCCGCTCGTCGCCAAGCTCCGTCGCAAGGCCTGATCATGCACAGTCCCCAGGCCGGAGCCACCGTCGACAGGACCGTGAGCGGGACCGGGTTGCCCTACGGGCGGCCCGCTCTGGCCGTTTGCGTGCGAGAGGGTTGAGATGTTCGGAAAGCGATCCACCGGTGGAGCCGCAGCGCCCGCACTGGCCGTGAGGGCGCCGACGCCGACGGCCCCGGTCCAGCGTCAGCCGGAGCCGCAGGCAGCCGATCCCCGGCGCCCGGCGCCGGTCGCCGCCCCGGAGCCGCAGCGCTCCGAAGAATACTACCAGATGAAGAGCATGATCTTCGGTGCTCTCATCGAAGCCATCGACCTGTCGCAGCTCGCCAAGCTCGACGGCGAATCGGCGCGCGAGGAAATCCGCGACATCATCAACGAGATCATCTCGCTGAAGAACGTCGTGCTCTCCATCGCCGAGCAGGAGGAACTGCTCGACGACATCTGCAACGACGTGCTCGGCTACGGCCCGCTCGAGCCGCTTCTGGCGCGCGACGACATCGCCGACATCATGGTCAACGGCGCCACCCGGACCTTCATCGAAACCGGCGGCAAGATCACCCTCACCAACATCCGCTTCCGCGACAACGCGCAGCTGATGAACATCTGCCAGCGCATCGTCAGCCAGGTCGGCCGGCGCGTCGACGAGAGCTCGCCGATCTGCGACGCCCGTCTCGCCGACGGCTCGCGCGTCAACGTCATCGCCCCGCCGCTGGCGATCGACGGCCCCGCGCTCACCATCCGCAAGTTCAAGAAGGACAAGCTGACCCTCGACCAGCTCGTCAAGTTCGGCGCGATTTCGCCGCCCGGCGCCGAGATCCTCAAGATCATCGGCCGCGTCCGCTGCAACATCGTCATTTCCGGCGGCACGGGCTCCGGCAAGACGACGCTGCTCAACTGCCTGACCAACTACATCGACCTCGACGAGCGCGTCATCACCTGCGAGGACGCGGCGGAGCTGCAGCTGCAGCAGCCCCATGTCGTGCGTCTCGAAACCCGGCCGCCCAATCTGGAGGGCACCGGCGCCGTCACCATGCGCGATCTCGTCAAGAACTGCCTGCGCATGCGGCCCGAGCGGATCATCGTCGGCGAGGTGCGCGGACCCGAGGCGTTCGACCTGCTGCAGGCCATGAACACCGGCCATGACGGCTCGATGGGCACGCTCCACGCCAACACGCCGCGCGAATGCCTCAGCCGTATCGAATCGATGATCACGATGGGCGGGTTCTCGCTGCCCTCGAAGACGCTGCGCGAGATGATCTGCTCCTCGATCGACGTGATCATCCAGGCGCAGCGCCTGCGCGACGGCTCCCGTCGCATCACCCACATCACCGAGGTGATGGGCATGGAAGGCGACGTGATCATCACCCAGGATCTCGTCAACTACGACATCCTCGGCGAGGACGCGAACGGCAAGCTGCTCGGGCGCCATCGCGCCACCGGCATCGGCCGGCCGCGCTTCTGGGATCGTGCACGCTACTACGGCGAGGAACAGCGCCTCGCGGCTGCGATCGACGAACTCGAGCAGGGCGAAGCCAA
Proteins encoded in this region:
- a CDS encoding CpaF family protein; its protein translation is MFGKRSTGGAAAPALAVRAPTPTAPVQRQPEPQAADPRRPAPVAAPEPQRSEEYYQMKSMIFGALIEAIDLSQLAKLDGESAREEIRDIINEIISLKNVVLSIAEQEELLDDICNDVLGYGPLEPLLARDDIADIMVNGATRTFIETGGKITLTNIRFRDNAQLMNICQRIVSQVGRRVDESSPICDARLADGSRVNVIAPPLAIDGPALTIRKFKKDKLTLDQLVKFGAISPPGAEILKIIGRVRCNIVISGGTGSGKTTLLNCLTNYIDLDERVITCEDAAELQLQQPHVVRLETRPPNLEGTGAVTMRDLVKNCLRMRPERIIVGEVRGPEAFDLLQAMNTGHDGSMGTLHANTPRECLSRIESMITMGGFSLPSKTLREMICSSIDVIIQAQRLRDGSRRITHITEVMGMEGDVIITQDLVNYDILGEDANGKLLGRHRATGIGRPRFWDRARYYGEEQRLAAAIDELEQGEANAA
- a CDS encoding AAA family ATPase, whose protein sequence is MNAGEDQGSVSGSAVEDVVAPLPRVTLQAFCETPGVAATMQAAIADRRMDKAHARIHMGGPAAAVEAFRSAPTPNIIVLETVADASSLIGHLDALSESCDAGTKVIVIGHVNDVQLYRDLIRRGVSEYLIAPLSTLDVLKTLSELYVAPGARNLGRIIAVMGAKGGVGSSTVSHNVAWAIARNLDASTVIVDLDIAYGTAGLDFNQDPPQGIAEAVFAPERLDANMLDRLLSRCSDNLALLAAPAMLDRTLDLPEDAFEQLFDLLRATVPCVVLDVPHVWTGWARRALISADEIVVVAGPELASLRNAKNLIDLARANRPNDAGPKLVLNQVGMPKRPEIDAAEFSKALGIDVLTSIPFDAQLFGTAANNGQMIAEVQAGGKIAEAFVHIASSLTGRGEAKRSKRSLFEPLVAKLRRKA
- a CDS encoding CpaD family pilus assembly protein, with amino-acid sequence MMARSQQNTRPLGLGIALAAAMLLGACSGKRDLAETGIPVDVRERHPIVLRDAPRSLDVFVGRSGGGLDDRQAEDVADFAREYRRSGKGGLVAEVPTGTRREMAAHDTLNGIRSALARGGIPGNALSVRTYPVSDANLASPIRLTFASLQAKLPHDCGQWPADTGVSSFKNDMSNEPYWNFGCSSQATLAAQVADPIDLVRSRSEGRPDIAKRMGAIAKIREGKDPSTQYRQETPQINSSVGGR
- a CDS encoding type II and III secretion system protein family protein, translating into MNRHRTLLSAALVLALAGPAFAQPNGQAPVLNVGTSEHAISRKLDLSIGRSLIVELPRDAKEVFVANPKVANAVVRSARKLFIIGIADGSTSMFVIDGEGRQITALEIEVGRDLNVLRQTLKTAMPRAQIEVKPAGNSILLIGNVANASEATQAVDIANAFVGTSSGFFTSSKGAVINSLTIRGRDQVMVKVVVSEVSRKAIKQLGINSTGEWKLGNFSVMPTLDNPLPLQPQALAATAVTAGIGNSTNFTLRALERAGLSRVLAEPTVTAISGESAKFTAGGEVPVPSGYSCDGTGLCTLGIQYRPIGVALNFTPIVLSDNKISMRIATEVTELDFENQLRLSDTRNSSQQVVNAPAFRVRKSDTTVELPSGGTLATAGLIQRVSKQSLNGFPGLMNLPVIGVLFRSRDYQREETELMITATPYIAKPMEPNQVQRPDDGFVDAHDAQAVLLGRLNKIYGTGGGPAPQAYKGRVGFIAD